The Zingiber officinale cultivar Zhangliang chromosome 9A, Zo_v1.1, whole genome shotgun sequence genome window below encodes:
- the LOC122018619 gene encoding protein SHORT INTERNODES-like — MAAGFPFRSGGRQQQPPTTEAFFLYGGGRSRSDDMEGNVYTRGFELTWRQQQYSGFPHELPLAGSAAIDGDGGQSCQDCGNKAKKECAHLRCRICCMNRGFKCTTHIKSTWVPAARRRDRRQHQVAGCRTSKRTLKIVPSTTATTAVTTTFGATLDSEIFPPELNTEAMFRCVRVSPVDDADEEYAYQTTVRIAGHLFKGILYDHGAASDLPSSKLARKASTSSATLAATSTPELLDAYQTPLTALVADSSLPFFPQQQRPS; from the exons aTGGCGGCTGGATTCCCTTTCCGAAGCGGCGGGCGTCAACAGCAGCCCCCGACGACGGAGGCTTTCTTCCTCTACGGCGGCGGTCGTAGCCGGAGCGACGATATGGAAGGTAATGTTTACACTCGCGGTTTCGAGCTTACATGGCGGCAGCAGCAGTATTCGGGCTTCCCCCACGAGCTGCCGCTTGCGGGCTCAGCCGCCATCGATGGCGACGGGGGGCAGAGCTGTCAGGATTGCGGCAACAAGGCGAAGAAGGAATGCGCCCACCTCCGTTGTCGCATCTGTTGCATGAACCGCGGCTTCAAGTGCACCACTCACATCAAGAGCACGTGGGTCCCCGCCGCCAGGCGCCGCGACCGCCGGCAGCATCAAGTCGCCGGCTGCAGAACCTCCAAGCGAACCCTTAAAATCGTCCCCTCCACCACCGCCACAACCGCCGTCACCACCACATTTG GAGCAACCCTCGACTCCGAGATCTTCCCGCCGGAGTTGAACACCGAGGCCATGTTCCGCTGCGTCCGAGTCAGCCCCGTCGACGACGCCGACGAAGAGTACGCATACCAAACCACCGTCCGCATCGCCGGCCACCTCTTCAAAGGCATCCTCTACGACCACGGCGCCGCTAGCGACCTCCCCTCTTCCAAACTCGCCCGCAAGGCATCCACTTCTTCTGCCACCCTCGCCGCCACCTCCACACCGGAGCTCCTCGACGCATACCAGACTCCCCTCACCGCCCTCGTCGCCGATTCTTCGTTGCCGTTCTTCCCCCAACAACAAAGGCCTTCCTGA
- the LOC122019059 gene encoding disease resistance protein RGA2-like, whose product MSMLTAVQLRHIVMKILPAPEMVAQGKAFRISNHLEMIRDSLWAINSFLMDSTCWVGEFEPPDVTEWMKDVGVAVEDVDNLLKRILDYWDPNEENEAKKKMKMNNFLHPLVNNNIRSTSNRRSILLEFKQTVCLLNYLVKGGIALGLRMEMMDSMDPNHDDYAAILNEEVIGRDEDEDQIIDLLQQQQCDKDGNVPFIVAIRGSESSGKTTLARKIYHHTWVRQHFQHRIWLDASSFEDFNSSMIAKEIARLLTRKPCMNVDCWPLINEHLYGERYLLVLDDVYVSDDLEYKWEELKMNLLHCGAPGSKVIVTEYPYLVYERGFNVKEYELNQLPEDAWVRLLLRYATFVHPIEDNNSIHKEKYPPIECRQHSFLRNCLGAKYIGLMFRWRDTNQWQELADQFDASPYNSIVWMHSKYWSIEVTQTFLYELLFEGSSDESYREEDVLHMLVAEGTLTNTRRKRNLEYMTPYTRPPADLEYKSDFNLDLCFFRMKVGEVSSIPPQCRHLSLLMDSKNILRSKTAIEKAGVANKLRSLALHREEKKEPICQIETKILEGMFLNLTCLGMLHMRAIMIEDLPSSVATLHCLRYLNIAENKIETLPESLCNLSNLCVLILSLCKRLKELPRRIHKLRKLQILKLSCCLRIQKLPESITRLVNLKILDVGGCCWLSKLFDDLSNMKNLVQLKINGCASLTRMPGGIKQLTNLEVLWGYDAVDGLGNVMLPELQALTNLESLHIQHLERLISVETEAEEKDITPPTSLLKNQLLNELILHWEWWNDMTTEGTSKSTEQLIEGLKRNLRELKVFRIISYMSNKLPSWLMREGSVLVLNKLTTVHLVNLRRCKRLPPLGLLPHLLMVAISGFDSVIVIDDDFYGEGSPSPFDNLLRLTFSEMPRLEKWDPPSYFQNNPKKSCESYFNKLEELTLIQCPKLRELHVPIFVSDYSQLLLKLWLSNEMLMPTSKFNDWGSLQGIRKLQIFGCQELRSLPDDIREIHYLRALAIINCNKLEALPIWLEQKLSLESLWISGCPALSSIPEGLKVEGRLRNLIVEACPKLSQVLF is encoded by the coding sequence ATGTCTATGTTGACGGCAGTGCAATTGAGGCACATAGTGATGAAGATCTTGCCTGCGCCCGAGATGGTGGCACAAGGGAAGGCATTCCGCATCTCAAATCACTTGGAGATGATTCGGGACAGTCTTTGGGCCATCAATTCCTTCCTCATGGATAGCACTTGTTGGGTGGGAGAGTTTGAGCCGCCCGATGTGACAGAGTGGATGAAGGATGTGGGTGTGGCTGTTGAGGATGTGGACAACCTATTGAAGAGGATCCTGGACTACTGGGATCCGAATGAAGAAAATGAAGCaaaaaagaagatgaagatgaacaaCTTCTTACATCCCTTGGTCAACAACAACATCCGATCGACGAGCAACCGTCGGTCCATCCTACTAGAGTTTAAACAGACCGTCTGCTTGTTGAATTACCTAGTCAAGGGGGGGATTGCTTTGGGCCTCAGGATGGAGATGATGGATTCCATGGATCCAAACCATGATGACTACGCTGCTATTCTAAATGAGGAGGTAATAGGAAGAGATGAAGACGAAGACCAAATCATAGATCTCCTTCAACAGCAACAATGTGACAAAGATGGAAATGTACCCTTTATCGTTGCCATAAGAGGTAGTGAAAGCTCTGGGAAGACAACCCTGGCTCGCAAAATCTACCATCACACTTGGGTGCGCCAACATTTCCAACATCGAATATGGTTGGATGCTTCATCTTTTGAAGATTTCAACAGCAGCATGATCGCCAAAGAAATTGCTAGATTATTGACCCGGAAGCCATGTATGAACGTCGATTGTTGGCCACTTATCAATGAACATCTTTATGGAGAAAGATACTTGCTCGTCTTGGATGACGTTTATGTAAGTGATGATTTGGAATACAAATGGGAGGAACTCAAGATGAATCTCCTTCATTGTGGTGCACCTGGGAGCAAAGTCATCGTCACTGAGTATCCTTATCTCGTATATGAAAGAGGCTTCAACGTAAAGGAATACGAATTAAACCAGCTGCCTGAGGATGCATGGGTAAGATTATTGTTAAGGTATGCAACATTTGTCCATCCAATAGAAGATAATAACAGCATTCACAAAGAGAAGTATCCTCCAATCGAATGTAGACAACATTcttttttaagaaattgtctagGAGCAAAGTATATCGGCCTCATGTTTAGGTGGAGAGACACTAATCAATGGCAAGAACTAGCTGATCAGTTTGATGCTTCACCATACAATTCTATTGTGTGGATGCACTCAAAATATTGGTCAATTGAGGTGACACAAACATTTCTTTACGAGTTATTGTTTGAAGGATCTTCAGATGAAAGTTACCGTGAAGAAGATGTGCTCCATATGTTGGTTGCTGAAGGCACTCTAACAAATACAAGGCGTAAGAGGAATCTTGAATACATGACACCATATACAAGGCCTCCGGCGGATCTTGAATACAAGTCAGatttcaatttagatttatgcTTTTTCAGAATGAAGGTTGGTGAAGTATCAAGTATACCACCGCAATGCCGCCATCTGAGTTTGCTTATggattctaaaaatattttaagatctAAGACAGCTATTGAAAAGGCTGGGGTAGCCAACAAGCTGAGAAGTTTGGCTTTGCATAGGGAGGAGAAAAAAGAGCCTATTTGTCAGATAGAGACAAAGATACTCGAAGGTATGTTTTTAAATCTCACTTGTTTAGGTATGTTACATATGAGAGCCATCATGATTGAAGACCTCCCTAGTTCAGTTGCCACATTGCATTGCTTGAGATACCTCAACATTGCGGAGAACAAGATAGAAACACTACCGGAATCCCTCTGCAACCTCAGTAATTTGTGTGTTCTAATTTTATCGCTTTGCAAAAGGCTCAAGGAGCTCCCAAGGCGAATCCACAAGCTTAGAAAATTGCAAATTTTGAAACTGTCATGCTGCTTGAGGATTCAGAAGTTGCCGGAGTCAATCACTCGCCtcgtgaatttgaaaattttagatgTTGGAGGTTGTTGTTGGCTTTCGAAATTGTTTGATGATTTGAGCAACATGAAGAACTTGGTGCAGCTTAAGATAAATGGATGTGCATCATTGACTAGAATGCCTGGTGGAATCAAGCAATTGACAAACTTGGAAGTGTTGTGGGGATATGATGCTGTAGATGGTCTTGGAAATGTCATGCTGCCAGAGTTGCAAGCTCTTACAAATCTTGAATCTTTGCATATACAACACCTTGAAAGATTAATATCAGTAGAAACAGAAGCAGAAGAAAAGGATATTACTCCACCCACTAGTTTACTAAAGAATCAACTTCTAAATGAGTTGATACTGCATTGGGAATGGTGGAATGACATGACTACTGAAGGAACTTCCAAGTCCACAGAGCAACTGATCGAAGGCTTAAAACGTAACCTACGAGAGTTGAAGGTCTTCCGGATCATTTCATACATGAGCAACAAACTCCCAAGTTGGCTGATGAGGGAGGGATCAGTTCTTGTTCTGAATAAATTAACTACAGTTCATCTTGTTAATCTCAGGAGATGTAAGAGACTACCACCACTTGGATTACTACCTCACCTGCTGATGGTTGCAATAAGTGGTTTTGATTCAGTTATAGTAATAGATGATGACTTCTACGGGGAGGGTAGCCCATCTCCATTTGATAACTTATTGAGACTCACATTCTCTGAAATGCCTAGGCTAGAGAAGTGGGACCCaccttcatattttcaaaataacCCAAAAAAGTCCTGTGAAAGTTATTTTAACAAGCTTGAAGAATTGACCCTAATTCAGTGCCCAAAGCTCAGGGAATTACATGTGCCTATTTTCGTTTCTGATTATTCTCAATTGCTATTGAAACTGTGGTTGAGCAATGAGATGCTAATGCCTACTTCTAAATTCAATGATTGGGGGAGCCTTCAGGGAATCCGTAAGTTGCAAATATTTGGATGCCAAGAATTGAGGAGTCTACCAGATGATATAAGGGAGATCCACTACCTACGGGCGTTAGCAATAATAAATTGCAATAAATTGGAGGCTTTGCCAATTTGGCTCGAACAAAAATTAAGTTTGGAGTCCTTGTGGATATCTGGTTGCCCTGCGTTGTCATCCATTCCGGAGGGATTGAAAGTCGAGGGGCGACTGAGAAATCTGATTGTTGAAGCTTGCCCCAAACTGAGCCAGGTATTATTCTAG